A stretch of the Pseudanabaena sp. BC1403 genome encodes the following:
- a CDS encoding pentapeptide repeat-containing protein yields the protein MADLKIVRHIKDGAERWNAWRENTQPEEIDLQKADLSGLKLVGANLSHVNLTKANLSKTDLNQANLSGANLSEAAFVNSNLQGANFSGAILHQVNFSQANLQDVNLASTDLRSLELRGINLGIANLSGADLRGVNLSGESFKGANLSGANLSGANLQNTDFSGANLSNVNFNKATLNRAKLRGALLTRANLCGASLDFADISMAGCLMANFSEAILNNAILNNANLGGAILSGAQLVGASLCNTFLNDASMSLANFTKANLSDADLRQSYMYGAVLSQSTCVNTKFHHADMKEVDLSRAILKQANFAIANLQNAYFGGADLSGAVLIGTNLENANLANANLTDVVIESTIWTGANIQGVIGLSQK from the coding sequence TTGGCTGATCTAAAGATTGTTCGACATATTAAAGACGGTGCCGAGCGCTGGAATGCTTGGCGCGAAAACACTCAGCCTGAGGAAATCGACCTGCAAAAAGCCGACTTGTCTGGGTTGAAGCTAGTCGGCGCAAATCTGTCACATGTAAACTTAACTAAAGCCAACTTAAGTAAGACAGATTTAAATCAAGCAAATCTATCAGGAGCAAATTTAAGTGAAGCTGCCTTCGTAAATTCCAATTTGCAGGGAGCCAATTTCAGTGGTGCAATTTTACATCAGGTAAATTTTAGTCAGGCAAATCTTCAAGATGTCAATCTGGCTAGCACGGATTTGCGATCACTAGAATTGAGAGGCATAAATCTTGGTATAGCAAATCTCAGTGGCGCAGACTTACGCGGCGTAAATCTAAGTGGGGAAAGTTTCAAAGGTGCAAATCTCAGTGGCGCAAATCTCAGTGGCGCAAATCTCCAAAACACTGATTTTAGTGGCGCGAACTTAAGCAATGTGAACTTCAATAAAGCAACACTAAATCGAGCCAAATTAAGGGGCGCTTTATTAACTCGTGCAAATTTATGCGGGGCTTCCCTCGATTTTGCTGATATCAGTATGGCTGGATGTCTGATGGCAAATTTTAGTGAGGCAATTTTAAATAATGCCATTTTGAACAACGCGAATTTAGGTGGCGCGATCTTAAGTGGAGCGCAACTGGTTGGGGCATCTCTATGTAATACATTCTTGAACGATGCTTCTATGAGCCTTGCTAACTTTACTAAAGCTAATCTTAGTGATGCCGATCTCAGACAATCCTACATGTATGGAGCAGTTTTGTCGCAGTCAACCTGTGTTAACACTAAATTTCATCATGCCGATATGAAGGAAGTTGATTTGAGTAGGGCAATTCTCAAACAAGCTAATTTTGCGATCGCAAACCTTCAAAATGCTTACTTTGGCGGTGCAGATTTGAGTGGTGCGGTCTTAATTGGAACTAATTTAGAGAATGCCAATCTCGCTAATGCTAATTTAACTGATGTAGTTATCGAAAGTACTATTTGGACAGGCGCAAATATCCAAGGTGTGATTGGACTTTCTCAGAAATAA
- a CDS encoding response regulator — MLLCSDILQSMRQSDHLDKIFQGITAKLLNLVQAAHVVIYQLDKFIDDHNGTRISGKIVAEAIAPNCEPISPEQIENILRGEYQWGQDTTGQIIDLYTAGLSRYEINLAEIFAGKAYLLVPIVLSEREGDKPLWGFLILHQCAVLDREAFQGSWDQDDVLMLQQIAIQIEITLHRVNRDHSLLEQLEEADQAYAVLYRWIQQYRALVEQIPSVSYVSQLNNNPEFAYVSPQLQELLDVPVSEWNLNPLNSWQKHIHPDDLDLVQQEIRHTIESGEPFCCEYRMLDSKGKIIWVRDTAQLGLAIDGETQVFRGSAFDISDRKAIEQALRESEARLIEAQRIAKVGNWELNVVTKKVVWSAELFNIFGRDIALGVPTLEEALAYYTIEDKEKLSQSINRSINTGKSYHLELRLAKSNQYLETYCLAELDNHGQVIRLYGTVQDISDRKLTEAKLTAGRVAEAENKAKGEFLAIMSHELRTPMNAVIGMTEILQRTALSRQQQQYVNTILQGGEVLLSAINNILDFSRIEAGNFELEERPFKLHQCIEEVLELMASRTAEKFIELVPFISLDVPQQLLGDYTRLRQILVNLVSNAIKFTEAGEIVITVNSKLIDRETNTYELQFEVRDTGIGIAPEAIAKLFKAFSQADNSIARQYGGTGLGLAICKQLCELMGGEIGVSSNVGTGSTFGFSIQVQAIIEDLDTTNAIASELKGKNILCVNPNSTLQQAIALYAQSWEMTIQAAYTATEALKLLTTSNFEVVLIDQQLVEADGSEVDVLEIAKSIKEIFPDINLILLTTINVVLNENINFTYFRDCITKPISTSKLYQAFLNVFTNPKNTTFSDQNFQLIPQPLSGTDNILGDENFAKSYPLKILVVEDNPVNQKILLLMLENLGYQADAVENGQSAVNQFLSQSYDLIFMDIQMPIMNGLDATKIIRQISNHQPWIIGLSANAFSESRDSAMNAGMNDYLTKPLQTKSLIAALQRIPQQQHLFVDHSQSPIDLSTLADLEESLGKEDLEELINAYLEHSACAIAKMKEAFTKQDFITIEAENHVLKGGSGSFGAIQLCNSCQDMQSILCSRLIKSNEHTNEDIAKVGSLLKNIEEQYNYAYQTFQSFNI; from the coding sequence ATGTTACTTTGCTCAGATATTCTGCAAAGTATGCGTCAGTCTGACCACCTAGACAAGATTTTTCAGGGGATCACCGCAAAGTTACTAAATTTAGTTCAGGCTGCGCATGTCGTAATCTATCAGCTGGATAAATTTATAGATGATCATAATGGAACGAGAATCAGTGGCAAGATTGTGGCTGAGGCGATCGCGCCAAATTGTGAGCCTATTTCGCCAGAGCAGATTGAAAATATCCTGAGAGGAGAATATCAGTGGGGGCAGGACACTACGGGGCAAATCATTGATCTCTATACTGCGGGATTATCTAGATACGAGATTAACTTAGCTGAAATATTTGCAGGCAAGGCTTACTTACTTGTCCCAATTGTCTTATCAGAGAGAGAGGGAGATAAACCCCTATGGGGATTTTTGATATTGCATCAATGCGCAGTTTTGGATAGAGAGGCATTTCAGGGCTCATGGGATCAAGATGATGTGCTGATGCTACAACAAATCGCTATACAGATTGAGATCACTTTGCATAGAGTAAATCGCGATCATAGTTTATTGGAACAGTTAGAAGAGGCGGATCAAGCCTATGCAGTTTTGTACAGATGGATTCAGCAATATCGCGCTTTAGTGGAGCAAATTCCTAGTGTTTCCTATGTGTCACAGCTTAACAATAACCCAGAATTTGCTTATGTTAGTCCGCAACTACAGGAGCTTTTGGATGTACCAGTTTCAGAATGGAATTTAAATCCTTTGAATTCTTGGCAGAAGCATATCCATCCTGACGATCTCGATCTTGTTCAACAAGAAATCCGCCACACTATCGAATCAGGAGAGCCTTTTTGTTGTGAATATCGGATGCTTGACAGTAAAGGAAAAATTATTTGGGTGCGAGATACTGCTCAACTTGGATTAGCAATAGATGGGGAAACTCAGGTTTTTCGTGGTTCCGCTTTTGATATTAGCGATCGCAAAGCCATCGAACAAGCATTGAGAGAGAGCGAAGCCAGACTGATCGAAGCACAACGTATTGCTAAAGTCGGAAATTGGGAACTAAACGTTGTGACTAAAAAGGTTGTTTGGTCAGCAGAATTATTTAATATTTTTGGTCGTGATATTGCTTTGGGTGTACCTACGCTTGAGGAAGCATTGGCATATTACACCATAGAAGATAAAGAAAAGTTGTCTCAATCCATTAATCGATCTATCAATACAGGTAAGTCCTATCATCTAGAACTACGCTTAGCAAAGTCCAATCAATACCTTGAAACATATTGTCTTGCGGAATTAGATAATCACGGACAAGTAATCAGGCTATATGGAACTGTTCAAGATATTAGCGATCGCAAACTTACTGAAGCAAAACTGACAGCAGGACGAGTGGCTGAAGCGGAAAACAAAGCTAAAGGAGAGTTTCTTGCGATCATGAGTCATGAGCTCCGCACGCCTATGAACGCCGTGATTGGGATGACCGAGATTTTACAAAGAACAGCTCTATCTCGCCAACAACAGCAATATGTCAATACTATTCTTCAAGGCGGCGAAGTTCTACTATCGGCAATCAATAATATTCTCGATTTTTCACGGATAGAAGCAGGAAATTTTGAACTCGAAGAACGACCTTTTAAACTTCATCAATGTATCGAAGAAGTTCTAGAGTTAATGGCATCGCGCACGGCTGAGAAGTTTATAGAACTGGTTCCATTTATTAGTCTAGATGTCCCGCAACAGTTACTAGGAGACTATACGCGCTTAAGACAAATCCTCGTCAATTTAGTTAGTAATGCCATTAAATTTACTGAAGCTGGGGAAATTGTAATTACCGTAAATTCAAAATTAATCGATCGCGAGACTAACACATATGAATTGCAATTTGAGGTGCGCGATACAGGCATTGGCATTGCACCCGAAGCGATCGCTAAACTCTTTAAAGCCTTTAGCCAAGCCGATAATTCGATTGCGCGACAATATGGTGGTACTGGATTAGGCTTGGCGATTTGCAAACAGCTTTGTGAACTAATGGGTGGCGAAATTGGGGTTAGCAGCAATGTCGGTACGGGTTCGACTTTTGGCTTCTCCATTCAAGTTCAAGCAATCATTGAAGATTTAGATACAACCAATGCGATCGCCTCAGAACTAAAGGGCAAAAACATTTTATGCGTTAACCCTAATTCCACACTCCAACAGGCGATCGCCTTGTATGCCCAATCATGGGAAATGACCATCCAAGCCGCTTACACAGCCACTGAAGCCCTGAAATTGTTGACAACGTCTAACTTTGAGGTGGTTTTAATTGATCAACAATTAGTGGAGGCTGATGGCTCTGAAGTTGATGTGTTAGAAATTGCCAAAAGTATTAAAGAGATCTTTCCTGATATAAATTTAATTCTCCTAACTACAATCAATGTAGTTCTCAACGAGAATATCAATTTCACCTACTTTCGAGATTGCATCACTAAACCAATATCTACATCAAAGCTCTATCAAGCATTTCTCAATGTTTTCACTAACCCAAAAAACACAACATTTTCCGATCAGAACTTCCAACTAATTCCTCAACCTTTATCTGGAACCGATAATATTTTGGGTGATGAGAATTTTGCTAAGAGTTATCCATTGAAAATCTTGGTTGTAGAAGATAATCCAGTAAATCAAAAGATTCTATTATTGATGCTAGAAAATTTAGGCTATCAAGCGGATGCTGTTGAAAATGGACAGAGCGCTGTCAATCAATTTTTAAGCCAATCCTACGATCTGATCTTTATGGATATCCAAATGCCGATCATGAATGGTTTGGATGCTACTAAAATTATCCGTCAAATATCAAATCATCAGCCTTGGATTATCGGTTTATCGGCAAATGCTTTCTCAGAATCGCGAGACTCGGCAATGAATGCAGGCATGAATGACTATCTCACGAAGCCTTTACAAACCAAAAGTTTAATTGCGGCTCTACAAAGAATTCCTCAACAGCAACACTTATTTGTTGATCATAGTCAATCTCCCATTGACTTATCGACTTTAGCAGATCTAGAAGAGTCTCTAGGTAAAGAGGATTTAGAAGAATTAATCAATGCTTACTTAGAACATTCTGCATGTGCGATCGCCAAAATGAAGGAAGCTTTTACAAAACAAGATTTTATAACGATAGAAGCCGAAAATCATGTTCTCAAGGGTGGAAGTGGAAGCTTTGGTGCGATACAGCTTTGTAATTCTTGTCAAGATATGCAATCTATATTATGCTCAAGGCTGATTAAGTCTAATGAACATACTAATGAAGATATCGCCAAAGTTGGCAGTCTTTTAAAAAATATAGAAGAGCAATATAACTATGCATATCAAACGTTTCAATCTTTCAATATATAG
- a CDS encoding TldD/PmbA family protein has protein sequence MISNLLQTKELPNLQYSPVSDRFDETWEAPLSILLGLGRAAGADFVEFFLERNNYISCLAEDDTITSISPRLSTGAGIRAFKGKADCYVSTNDLTFLGLKSALERALSILGLQLPSQNSIIPSIHLELFRDYATKKNKESWIAQCSPMREMGDILLGTNQMLAKKGKHIQSRRSGYFRDWQEILVAASDGTFARDIRLTQSIGSNLLCADGTNRSSIGKRVGGTSDPSYLRNWNYEPVVDEIIEAAGKMLYADYVESGSYPIIMANQFGGVIFHEACGHLLETTGIEAKTTPFAEMKGQKIAHDNLTAWDEGRSEEAFGTIDMDDEGMPTQRTLLIENGILKNFISDRAGELRTGHPRTGSGRRQSYAYAAASRMRNTYIDAGDFSLDDLFASVDKGIYCKKMGGGSVLPTGQFNFAVDEAYLIENGKITKPLKGATLIGDAKEIMQEISMSSRDLELAAGFCGSVSGNVYVTVGQPHIKVEAITVGGR, from the coding sequence ATGATCAGTAACCTGCTCCAGACCAAAGAGCTACCAAATTTGCAGTATTCTCCCGTAAGCGATCGCTTTGACGAGACATGGGAAGCACCACTCTCGATCTTGTTGGGACTCGGTCGCGCAGCAGGAGCTGATTTTGTGGAGTTTTTCTTGGAGCGTAATAATTACATTAGCTGTCTCGCTGAAGATGATACGATTACCAGCATCTCGCCACGTTTATCCACAGGAGCAGGGATTCGTGCCTTCAAGGGCAAAGCTGATTGTTACGTCAGCACCAATGATTTGACTTTTCTAGGATTAAAATCTGCCCTCGAACGTGCCCTTTCCATTTTAGGATTGCAACTTCCCTCTCAAAATTCAATCATTCCCTCGATTCATTTGGAACTCTTTCGTGACTATGCCACCAAAAAGAACAAAGAATCATGGATCGCTCAATGTAGCCCCATGCGTGAAATGGGTGACATCTTGCTTGGGACAAATCAAATGCTTGCTAAAAAAGGTAAGCATATCCAATCAAGGCGGTCGGGCTATTTCCGCGATTGGCAGGAAATCTTGGTTGCTGCAAGTGATGGCACATTTGCCAGAGATATTCGCCTTACACAGTCGATTGGTTCTAACTTACTCTGTGCCGATGGCACAAATCGTTCATCAATTGGGAAGCGTGTTGGCGGCACGAGCGATCCCAGCTACCTCCGCAATTGGAACTACGAACCCGTCGTTGATGAAATCATCGAAGCCGCAGGCAAAATGCTCTATGCCGATTATGTCGAATCTGGTTCCTATCCGATCATTATGGCAAATCAGTTTGGCGGTGTGATCTTCCATGAAGCTTGCGGACATTTGCTAGAAACTACAGGCATCGAAGCTAAAACTACACCCTTTGCAGAAATGAAAGGTCAAAAGATCGCCCATGATAATCTCACGGCTTGGGATGAAGGAAGATCTGAGGAAGCCTTTGGAACTATCGATATGGATGATGAAGGAATGCCCACACAGCGTACCCTCTTAATTGAGAATGGCATTCTGAAAAACTTTATTAGCGATCGCGCTGGGGAGTTACGCACAGGACATCCGCGCACAGGTAGTGGTCGTCGTCAAAGCTATGCCTATGCAGCGGCTAGTCGGATGCGAAATACCTATATTGATGCAGGTGATTTTTCTTTGGACGATCTTTTTGCCTCAGTCGATAAAGGTATCTACTGCAAAAAAATGGGCGGCGGTAGCGTCTTGCCTACTGGTCAATTTAACTTTGCCGTTGACGAAGCTTATCTGATTGAAAATGGCAAAATTACCAAGCCTCTCAAGGGCGCAACACTGATTGGCGATGCCAAAGAGATTATGCAAGAAATCTCCATGAGTTCTCGCGATCTGGAGCTTGCGGCAGGTTTTTGTGGCTCTGTTAGTGGAAACGTCTATGTTACCGTCGGACAGCCTCATATCAAAGTAGAAGCAATTACCGTTGGTGGTCGTTAA
- the queG gene encoding tRNA epoxyqueuosine(34) reductase QueG translates to MENLSQAEIKLAIQQKAIALGFSKVGIAKAESGIEAERLQEWLALGYQADMEWMTNPKRQDITQVMEGVKTVICVALNYYTPHQHSGDRNVGKISRYGWGRDYHKVLTKKLKAMATWLNTQGENIQTRYYVDTGPIAEKAFAQRAGIGWIGKHSNVITREYGSWLFLGEVLTNLELEPDTPHTDHCGTCTRCLDACPTGAIAQPFVVDANRCIAFHTIENKAEQLPEAIAANLQNWVAGCDICQDVCPWNQRFAQETLESDFQPFPHNIDPQLEDLVNMTDQEWDQNFTGSALRRIKRDRWKRNAKTVRDNS, encoded by the coding sequence ATGGAAAATTTATCGCAAGCTGAAATTAAATTAGCAATTCAACAAAAAGCGATCGCCCTTGGTTTTAGTAAAGTTGGGATTGCCAAAGCAGAGTCTGGCATCGAGGCGGAACGACTACAGGAATGGCTAGCACTGGGATATCAAGCAGATATGGAGTGGATGACAAATCCCAAGCGGCAAGATATTACACAGGTGATGGAAGGAGTCAAGACGGTAATTTGTGTAGCTTTAAACTACTACACTCCGCATCAACATTCAGGCGATCGCAATGTGGGCAAGATTTCCCGCTATGGTTGGGGACGTGACTATCACAAGGTCTTGACCAAGAAGCTCAAAGCTATGGCAACTTGGTTAAACACTCAAGGGGAAAATATTCAAACTCGATATTATGTGGATACTGGTCCGATCGCAGAAAAAGCCTTCGCCCAGAGAGCAGGGATCGGCTGGATTGGCAAACATAGCAATGTAATTACGCGAGAATATGGTTCTTGGCTATTTTTGGGAGAAGTGCTAACAAATTTAGAACTAGAGCCTGACACTCCACACACTGATCATTGCGGTACTTGTACGCGCTGCCTTGATGCTTGTCCAACGGGAGCGATCGCGCAGCCATTCGTCGTCGATGCTAATCGCTGTATTGCTTTTCACACGATTGAAAATAAAGCCGAACAGCTCCCTGAAGCGATCGCGGCTAATTTACAAAACTGGGTAGCAGGTTGTGATATTTGCCAAGATGTTTGCCCTTGGAATCAGAGATTTGCTCAAGAAACCTTAGAGTCTGATTTTCAACCTTTTCCCCATAATATTGATCCTCAGTTAGAAGATTTGGTAAATATGACTGATCAAGAATGGGATCAAAATTTTACAGGCTCAGCTCTCAGGCGAATTAAACGCGATCGCTGGAAACGCAATGCCAAAACAGTAAGGGATAATTCATAG
- a CDS encoding gas vesicle protein K → MTDSTDSLIVKPKKSGLAPLILTLVELLRQLMEAQVIRRMDAEKLTESEIEKAADSLQALEQQIFNLCEVLDIDPEDLNLDLGEFGKLLPKRGAYYPDKSSSESSILELLDRLISTGIVLEGDVQIGLANINLIDLKLKLLLTSGDKSASH, encoded by the coding sequence ATGACTGATAGTACTGATAGTTTAATCGTCAAACCAAAAAAATCTGGACTTGCTCCATTGATTCTCACGTTGGTGGAATTGTTGCGTCAGTTAATGGAAGCTCAAGTGATTCGGCGGATGGATGCTGAAAAATTAACTGAGTCTGAAATCGAGAAAGCTGCTGATAGCTTGCAAGCTTTAGAACAACAGATTTTTAATCTTTGCGAAGTTCTCGATATTGATCCTGAAGATCTGAATCTTGATTTAGGTGAATTTGGTAAGCTTCTGCCTAAGCGTGGAGCCTATTATCCAGACAAATCATCAAGTGAGTCATCTATTTTGGAACTACTCGATCGCTTAATCAGTACAGGCATCGTTTTGGAAGGTGATGTCCAGATTGGTTTAGCGAATATTAATTTAATTGATCTCAAATTGAAGTTGCTACTGACTTCAGGCGATAAGTCTGCATCTCATTAA
- a CDS encoding ABC transporter ATP-binding protein, which translates to MLSIRNLCYHPPATPEAILNNISFELQDRQLGLMVGPSGSGKSTLLEILAGFVEWNSGSIYWKSQELMPDHLQQICGLVFQFPERHFCGSTILEELRLGHIDLDGDRIQSALSSVGLSHLNPSNSPQSLSGGQQRRLALAVQLIRQPSLLLLDEPTAGLDWSMRKQILGILQELKKNWTILVVTHDPEELNSMADQTWTISHGKI; encoded by the coding sequence ATGCTCTCCATCCGCAATCTTTGCTATCACCCTCCCGCCACTCCTGAAGCAATTCTCAACAACATATCCTTTGAGTTACAAGATCGGCAATTGGGCTTGATGGTGGGGCCAAGTGGCTCTGGTAAAAGTACATTACTGGAAATTTTGGCAGGATTTGTCGAATGGAATAGCGGCAGCATTTATTGGAAATCTCAAGAACTGATGCCCGATCACTTACAGCAAATATGCGGGTTAGTGTTTCAGTTTCCTGAACGTCATTTCTGTGGGAGTACGATTTTAGAAGAATTAAGATTAGGGCATATTGATCTAGACGGCGATCGCATACAGTCCGCATTAAGTTCTGTAGGTTTGAGCCATCTCAATCCCAGCAATTCTCCGCAGTCGCTAAGTGGTGGTCAGCAGCGACGGTTAGCACTTGCTGTGCAGTTAATTCGTCAGCCTAGCTTGTTACTGCTAGATGAGCCAACCGCTGGCCTAGATTGGTCAATGCGTAAGCAAATTCTCGGTATATTGCAAGAACTCAAAAAGAATTGGACGATTCTTGTCGTTACCCATGATCCTGAAGAGCTTAACTCGATGGCAGATCAAACTTGGACAATTTCCCATGGCAAGATCTAA
- a CDS encoding response regulator has product MQAKEIDVSQSTILVVDNQLDIRHELASALKEHGYIVKATGDSSEALLSVQSCPPDLILLNISMPQVSGDELYHVLKVDAIAENIPIIFTSSNDDIQTKLQAFERGGVDYIVVKPLQLAELIARVHTHLTLLQLQQQLAQKNHELSQSAIDQVEMVKHLQRTNLLLHAQKEAAIDGIFAVDEQGRIVSLNRRFCEMWNIPHDLFINDDIENEFYNGSPLGAFLTKPDLPTALINLLETTYDAPDLVRRGEIVYRDRIFDYYTSPVSSAQNKFFGLIWCFRDITTKKHAERRQTQLMEDLRKAKEEAEGAVSTKAAFLAMMSHEIRTPINGVLGMTQLLASTDLNAEQNKFVRTIQISGEMLLSVINDILDFSKIESGKLELENAPLDVKALVRDIYDVQLPKAKEKSLRFEVMMQQQVPPFIIGDVTRLRQILLNLVSNALKFTDKGLVRIGVRLASEQVCTVDSPFQLLFSVTDTGIGISTEQMQRLFQPFSQATVSTSRKYGGTGLGLVICKNLVESMGGTIQVESKANQGSTFSFTVMTQIAKEQPSYTLQDAMNKSVAGKVRLGDRIPLKILIAEDNLINQELSMAMLIKMGYQPDVVDNGLAVLEALQVNHYDLLLLDVQMPEMDGLETSTYLVNHWDELHTGYERPTIIAMTASAMQGDREMCLRAGMDDYISKPIMMDALHRTIEKWAAGSQFDHESTDSASKEVISSVIDPAAIMNLEQINPNLIGRMIKLFTIEEAPILLQNLRQAIANNNLQEIGYNAHTLKGSSNILGAKALGKLCLEVELKSKRGDNQGLPELLAKIDWQYQIACQELAKLSS; this is encoded by the coding sequence GTGCAAGCAAAAGAGATCGATGTTTCTCAATCAACGATACTTGTAGTTGACAATCAGCTAGATATTCGCCATGAGCTAGCATCAGCACTGAAAGAACATGGCTATATCGTCAAAGCTACTGGAGATAGTAGTGAGGCTTTGCTATCTGTGCAATCCTGTCCTCCAGACCTGATCCTTTTGAATATATCCATGCCACAAGTAAGTGGCGATGAACTTTATCATGTCCTTAAAGTCGATGCGATCGCTGAAAATATCCCAATTATTTTTACGAGTAGCAATGATGACATTCAAACAAAGCTTCAAGCTTTTGAACGGGGTGGCGTGGACTACATCGTCGTCAAACCGCTTCAACTTGCTGAGCTAATTGCGCGTGTACATACACATTTGACATTACTGCAACTGCAACAGCAACTTGCGCAAAAGAACCATGAATTATCGCAGTCAGCCATTGACCAAGTTGAGATGGTCAAACATCTTCAACGGACGAACTTGTTACTCCATGCGCAAAAAGAGGCTGCGATCGATGGAATTTTTGCCGTCGATGAACAGGGGCGGATCGTCAGTCTTAATCGTCGTTTTTGCGAAATGTGGAATATTCCCCATGACTTATTTATTAATGATGACATTGAGAATGAGTTTTATAACGGATCGCCATTAGGGGCATTTCTAACTAAACCTGATCTTCCCACCGCTTTAATAAATCTGTTAGAGACTACCTACGATGCACCTGATCTAGTTAGACGTGGTGAAATTGTTTATAGAGATCGCATATTTGATTACTACACAAGTCCTGTCAGTTCTGCGCAAAACAAGTTTTTTGGCTTGATTTGGTGTTTTCGCGATATTACTACCAAAAAACATGCAGAGCGGCGACAGACGCAATTAATGGAAGATCTCCGTAAAGCGAAAGAGGAAGCAGAAGGAGCAGTCAGTACCAAAGCAGCATTTCTGGCGATGATGAGCCATGAAATTCGTACACCGATTAATGGGGTGCTCGGCATGACCCAACTCTTAGCAAGTACTGATCTCAACGCCGAACAGAATAAATTTGTACGCACGATCCAAATTAGTGGGGAAATGCTACTTTCGGTAATCAATGATATTTTGGACTTCTCCAAAATTGAATCGGGCAAATTGGAATTAGAAAATGCGCCTCTGGATGTAAAAGCCTTGGTGCGAGATATCTACGATGTGCAGTTACCTAAAGCCAAGGAAAAGAGTCTTAGGTTTGAAGTCATGATGCAGCAACAAGTTCCACCATTTATAATTGGTGATGTGACGCGACTGCGACAAATTTTATTAAATCTGGTTTCAAATGCGCTTAAATTTACGGATAAAGGTTTAGTGCGAATTGGGGTGCGCTTAGCCTCTGAGCAGGTTTGCACTGTCGATAGCCCTTTTCAATTGCTGTTTTCGGTCACTGATACAGGTATTGGCATTAGTACTGAACAGATGCAGCGGCTCTTTCAGCCTTTTTCACAAGCAACGGTTTCTACCTCCCGCAAGTATGGTGGGACTGGACTAGGACTGGTGATTTGCAAGAATTTGGTCGAAAGCATGGGGGGCACAATTCAAGTTGAAAGTAAGGCTAATCAGGGTTCGACTTTTTCATTTACGGTGATGACCCAAATCGCTAAGGAGCAGCCAAGTTATACATTGCAGGATGCGATGAATAAGAGTGTTGCTGGAAAGGTTCGGCTAGGCGATCGCATCCCATTGAAGATTTTGATTGCTGAAGACAACTTAATCAATCAAGAGTTATCCATGGCGATGCTGATTAAGATGGGCTACCAGCCCGATGTTGTCGATAATGGATTGGCAGTGCTAGAAGCTCTACAGGTTAATCATTATGACTTGCTCTTACTAGATGTGCAGATGCCCGAAATGGATGGGCTAGAAACGTCTACCTATTTAGTTAATCATTGGGATGAACTCCATACAGGTTATGAACGTCCTACGATTATTGCGATGACGGCTAGTGCGATGCAGGGCGATCGCGAGATGTGTTTACGGGCTGGCATGGATGATTACATCAGCAAGCCGATTATGATGGATGCGCTGCACCGCACGATCGAAAAATGGGCAGCGGGTTCTCAATTTGATCATGAGAGCACAGATTCAGCATCAAAAGAAGTTATTTCTTCAGTGATTGATCCAGCCGCGATTATGAATCTTGAGCAAATTAATCCCAACCTAATTGGGCGGATGATCAAATTATTCACGATCGAAGAAGCACCGATCCTATTGCAAAACCTTCGACAGGCGATCGCTAATAACAACCTTCAAGAGATTGGCTATAATGCTCATACCCTGAAAGGCAGTAGTAATATTTTGGGAGCTAAAGCATTGGGCAAGCTCTGCCTCGAAGTCGAGCTAAAGAGCAAACGTGGAGACAATCAAGGCTTACCAGAACTATTAGCCAAAATTGATTGGCAATATCAAATTGCTTGTCAAGAACTTGCAAAATTATCCAGCTAG